Sequence from the Castanea sativa cultivar Marrone di Chiusa Pesio chromosome 12, ASM4071231v1 genome:
ACATTCgaaaggaaaatgtttttcttatGAAGTGTGGCTCCATCAATTTAGCGGTCGATTATTATCAGGGTTCATTGAATACTTGAAATGCTTGGTTCCTTGTCAAACGAAATGTCCAGATTGAGATGCTTCAATTTGGGAGTGGCAAAATTGAACACGActcgcgaacccgacacgaaaTTAACAAGTTATGGGTTGAGACTTAACGGGTTTGTTTCATATTCAGGTTAATACtgctgacccgtttaataaacgggtcaGGTTAGTATTGAGCACATAGAACCCATTTGacccatttaattaaaaaacattttaccGATATACCCTTCAAattctaggtatataaacttattagttgttgtggtttattttctttgacatattgtgattgattatttgtgatattagtatatgttttagtttttaatgattatttttgaTACAGTTATtcattagttctgaattttatattacaaatatttatttgtttttttttttaattttttttcttttcattttgataaaatctaataaatagaTCAATACgattgacctgtttaataaatgagccgTGTTAGGATTGAGAAATcttgactcgtttaataaacatgttgggttagtgttgacttATAAAATCGAATACTCATGAGTTGACACGACATGAACCCGACATACGAATACGAATTGTCATCCCTACTTCAATTACACCTTTTGAGGCCTTTTAGGATTCGTAAGTATAAGACAGAAAAGTTCCTTCAAGCTCACCATGTAGTAAgtcaaaagaatattttagtgTATTTTTAGTTCAATACTTACTTAATAATCGTGTAATTTATTTGAATGatttaataaatcatattaCTTAATACAAGTAAATGGTCTAAAAGAATACCATGTAATGGATTAAGGAATCCGTTGATCTAATTTGGAGAAAAACTTTATTAGCCAGTAAAATACCTTTATTATTTCTAAGGACCACCCTTACCAAAGACCCATGAGTTAAGACCAAAAGGCAAATAAGGCGGGAAATTTTCAACCAATGATAAATTGTCATGTCATACTATCATACTAGAATACCACTAAGTCCACGTAGTACGTTCAAAATGCccaattataaaatatcatatgTTGCTTAGCAGGTTTCACGGCTATGATTTGGAAACCActaagtaataaaaatttacctaGTGTTGATGGTTCTGTTTTAGGTAGTTTTGGGCAAGCAGGCTGTGGGGGTGTTGTTAGAGATGAACATGGGAATTGGATAGCGGGTTTTACAAGGTATATAGGGGCTACTAACAGAGTAGTAGTTTTGCAGCTGAACTTTGGGGCTTAAGGATGAGCTTAGTTTGTGCTTTTCTTTGAATATACAATGCCTTGTTGTGGAGCTGGATGCTAAAGCGGAGGTTGATGTCCTAAGGAACTCTAACTATGATAACAATATTATATCTTCTATACTGGATGATTGCAGGCAGCTGGTGTTACATTTCCAGCAAATTCATATCAAGCATTGTTATTGTCAAGCTAACCAATGTGCAGACTTGTTAGCCAAAAAGGGAGTGGAACAGGAGATAGAACTAGTTAATTATTTTAGTTTGCCTGTGGACGTTTTGCATATTTTCCAGGATGATAGGGACGGATTGTATGTTAATAAGATCTGTCATGACATTGATGTAACTCTTTGATTTATTAATGCATCGCcttttatcaacaacaaaaaaaagatgggTATAATAGAAGATTATTTAAGGATCAATTATAGGCCAATACATGTtaagttattaatttattgtgatATAGGCGACCTgattaaaaagtatttttgctAATTAAATAATGTAATATCGTTTGTAACAGGATACAAATACAGAGGATCAAAACCTTTCACTAACcaatacaaatttacatttgTGAATCAGTTATCATTATTTGATTTCTAaacttggaaatttttttgttgtacaAATTCCTTACATGCCCAGAATAAATATGCTTAAAATTTGATTATGACCCATTCACCATTCAGTATAAAATAAACCACTTTGCAGTACACATTTTCTTATGTTATGGGcatttgataagaaaatcacAACCAAAAGAGCATGTTGAGCATTGGATTTACCACAGTGAACGAGCCTCTGGCAGTGACATTTTTATGCAGAGCAGCAAAAAGACACCACTGACAATTTTGTCCTAGTAAACTTTTACTTAAAAACTGGTCTTTCATACTCTTCTGCGATCACTCAAAAAATGATTGATCTACCAAAATAGTGAACTTAAATGGGCTTAAGCTCGTTTCactaaaaagaacaaaatggtGCAAGGCCCAAAAGAAATATGTAATGCATTTACTGAGGCAGTCAAGATATCCATTAACTTCACAATTGAGTTTGAAACTCTAAAGTGCAGTTAGATTAGTACACGGAACTCTAATAACTAAAGATTTTAACTTCATACTAGTTAGCTTATACTATTACTGTAACAATAAACCCCTGATAACACAAAGGAACTCTCTACATTACTCATCTTTGATTGCTTTCAGAAACTTCAAAACTTGAAGCATGGCAGGCCTGTTAGCAGGACTCTCAGACAGGCAGAGACAAGCAATGTGTAGCGTTTGAAGCATCATATTCTTCGAATCAGCATTGAGAACTGCTGGATCAAGAACATCAATAGCCAGCCCCTTGTTGATCTTCTGAATCACCCAACCGACCAAATTTCCACCATCAATCTCTTTAAAATCAGGCCCTGTTGGCTCCTTCCCTGTCACCAATTCGAGTAGAATCACACCAAAACTGTAGACATCTCCCCTTGTGGTTGACCTCCCACTCTGCCCATACTCTGGAGGAATGTAGCCAAATGTTCCAGCAATGTCAGTTGAAACATGAGTCTCACAAGCACTTATCAACCTTGCCAAACCAAAGTCTGCAACTTTTGGTTCAAAGTCTTCATTGAGTAAAATGTTGCTGGCTTTAACATCCCTGTGAATAATGTGGGGGATGAACCCGTGGTGAAGAAATGCAAGCCCACATGCAGCACCGGTTGCAATCTTCAAGCGTCTGTTCCAATCAAGGACTTCCAGTGCCCCAGTCCGGTTTCTCAGCCAAAGGTCCAAGCTCCCATTGACCATGTATTCATACACAAGAAGTTTTTCCTCACCAAAAGAGCAGTATCCAAGCAATGGAACAAGGTTTTGGTGCTTTACCTTTCCCAAGGTTTCCATTTCAGCCATGAATTCTCGGTGACCCTGTGTTTTAGCTTCGCTGAGCTTCTTAACTGCAACTATTTTTCCAGTAGGCAAGGTTGCTTTGTAAACAGTTCCGAACCCACCATCTCCAATTATGTTCGTCTTGCAGAAGTTGTTGGTGGCTTCAAGAATATCGACTAAGGTTAATTTCAGAAGAGGCTGCTCGAACATGGCTACGTTGATGCTCAAAGGTTCCTTTGATCTGCTGCTGCTTAAAAAATAGAGATTTTGGTCAATAAAACTGTTTAGTTTGCTTTCATCGCTGTCCTCGTGATCATTCCGACTGCAGCCTCCAGTGATCCATCTCCATAGACCAAAAGCTACAGTAAGTGTGACGAGTGTAAGTACAACTGCAAGCCCACCAAGTCCCCAGGCATGTAAAAGTGCTGAATTGTCAAAGCTTTTATTCTGGCAGTCTAAGCCCATAATTCTCCCACAGAGATTTTTGTTCCCAGCAAGTGAAATTCTTGTTGAGTTCAGGCAAATTCCACTTCTGGGAATAGGCCCTTCCAACCTATTTTCCGACAGATTCAAGAAAAACAGGTTGGTCAGGCTGCATATTTTCTCTGGTATATGTCCAGAAAGCCTATTTCCTGAAAGATCAAAATACTCGAGCTGAATCAGATTTCCAAGGTCCGGTGGAATATCCCCTGCAAACATATTTCTATGAAAGTCCAAATGCGTCAAGTAGGACAAATTGCCCAAAGATCGTGGCAATTCTCCATCAAAGAAATTAGTACTCAAGTTCATAGTTTCAATCTTCCAGGACATGGAATTGGAGAGCATCCCATCAACCTGACCAGAAAGCTTGTTTTGCTGAACATAAAGCCCCACGAGGTTCAGCATTTGCGACAAAGATGCAGGAAGTTCACCATTGAGCTCATTAGAGCTCAAATCTAAGTGGGTCAGCTCTTTCAAGTTCCCAAAACTTAATGGAACCAAACCAGATAGCTTATTACCAGTAAAATTAAGCTTCACCAAACTACTCAGCTGGCCTAAACTTCCAGGGATTGTGCCTGTGAGCTGGTTATTTCCGAGATATAATCCTTGAAGCGTGAGAGAGTCACCAAATTCCGGAGGAATGGAACCAGTTAGCATATTCCCTGACAAATCCAATGTTGTAAGATTTGTTAAGCGAGAGAGGGATCCCGGGATTCCTCCAGAAAGCAAATTGTTACTGATTAAAAGatcaaccaccaccacacaGTTCCCCAATTCTTCAGGTATTGGGCCAGACAACCTATTGAATGACAGATCAAACACACCATGGTGTTGAACAAAGCTCAAATCAGGTATAGTGATCTGATGAAAATACGATGATCGCTTCGAAGGGATGGACCCAGATAGATTATTGTGAGAAAGGACCAGACATTGTAACTCAGCCAGGTCAGCTAGGTTCTCAGGGATAGACCCATTGAGATTATTGTTTCCAAGGTCCAATGTGGTGAGGGCAGTGCAGTATCCAAGCTCACTTGGAATGTTCCCTTCAAGcagatttgaatttaaattcagAACAGAAAGATTCGTGAGATTTCTAATCTCCTTTGGTATAGTGCCTCCCAAGAGATTGTTATTGAGAACAAGCCTTTGCAAAGAAGCTGCATTGCCAATCTCCTTAGGGAGAGAGCCCTCTAACCGATTATTCCCAGCAGAAAATTCCATCAAATAACTTGAACTCCACAGACTCATAGGTATTGCACCGGTAAAATTATTCGAGTCAAGGTCAATAACCATCAGTGGAAGCTCAGAAAAGTACTCTGGGATCGAACCAACAATCTGATTATTCACCAAAACCAAGTCGCTAAGATTCCCACACTTCACAAATGTGTTCTCAATCGTCCCCGAAAGTAAATTACCATCAAGATCAATCTCCGAAAGTGATACTGCATTACACAACTCCTCCGGTATTGAACCCGTCAACAAGTTGTTGCTCAAACTGAGGTGCTCAAGCATAGAACAATTCCCAATCTCAGGCGGGATTGTCCCCGAGAACTTATTGCTCGAAAGCAAAAGTGACTCCACCATGTTCCACTTTCCAAGCCAAGCAGGCAATGGACCCGATAGCTCATTCTTTTCAGCAGAAAATGTCAGCAAGGGGAGCTCAGAAAGCTCCTCAGGCAATGACCCAGATAAAGAATTGAATGAAAGCATCAAAGTTTTCAAGCTCCTACAGTTCCCAAGCTCAGCTGGGACTGACCCGTTAAGCTCACTATAAACAAGATTCAATATACTCAAATTCTGCAACTTCCCAATGGACTTTGGGATTGAACACCTTAATGGGTTGTATGAAAGGTCAAGTTTGCTTAGTGATTCTAACTCAGAAAGTTCCTCAGGCAATGGACCTGTTATTGAACAGGATGGTGAATAAAAGTTTACAAGCTTTTCAAGCTTGCCAATTTCTTTAGGCAATTGACCAGAAAACTTATTAATGCCAATGTAAAGGTCAGTGAGGTTCTTCAAGTTAGCAATTTCAGGTGGTATTGTACCAGAAAGTGAATTATTTGATACGTCCAAGGAAGTCAAAGATTGAAGCTTTGTGAAAAGTGGGAGTGGAAGAGAACCTGAGAGAAAGTTATTTCCAAGGCCCAAGAACTGAAGCCGGGTCAAGTTTCCGATCTGGGCCGGGATGTCTCCCGTCAGAGCGTTGCCGGAGAGGTCAAGGGTTCGGAGCTGAGTGAGTTCTCCAAGCTGTTCTGGGATTTTACCGGTGAGCGAGTTGAGGCCGAGTTTGAGGGTTTGCAACTGAGTTAACTCAGCGAGTTGAACCGGTAACTCCCCGGACAACTCGTTTTGACTCAGGTGGAGGTCTTTGAGGCTTCGGAGATTGGATATTTGACGTGGGATTTCGCCGTAGAGGGAATTGGAGGAGAGGTCAAGGGAAATGAGGCTGGAGAGAGAGGCTAGAGTGGGACTGAGTGGACCTCTGAGGGACCGGGTTGGGAGTGCGAGTTGGGTAACTCGGCCGAGTTCGCAAGTGACACCAACCCAGTTGCAGTGTGGGGTTGACAGGTTCCATTGAGAAAGAATTTGTGGGTTTTTAAGTGAGTTTTTGAATGAAAGAAGAGATTTTGTTTCTGGGTTTTGCTCATTTTGGCTTGAAATGGCTACAAGGAATAGGTTGAGCACAAAGAGAGTGAAAAATTGAAGCTTGGGCACCATAGCTGTTCAGAGTAAGAAACAAAGGGTTTCTAAAGTGAAAATTTACACttgggagagaaaaagagagagatatagatGGAGAAGCTAATGAAAAAGTCCAAGAGAATGGGATATATTGAGGTTAAGAAGCTTGAAAGCCATAGAGAATacagagagtgtgtgtgtgtgagagagagagagagagggagagggaaatGTACTGTGCCAAAAGAAGTTATATTTGTCAGAGAGGGCACGCAGCTCACGTGACTTTGAGACCAATGTCAGCAACGGCAAATCCGATTTGGTTTGCAAGGAAGCCCCCAAAAGCTTCGATATTTCCATTTGGTGTCATAACTTCTACCATAATTTTGATGTAATTAGGTTGTGTTTGGTATTGGTTGAAAaatatagtctttttttttactatttaatttattttcactaTTATTTATGGGCTTactgtattattttaattagtttttagttttaaaatttttaattttagctaaTTAAATTGTTTCCAAATGAATACTTAGTGTAATCGGTAGAGAGAATGTGGTATAaggaaacaacaattttcacttTCACAACTTGCTGAATGATGTGACTGTGaataatcaacaaaaaattgttgatCTTTCTAGTCAAAAAATATCCACTATTCATAGTCACAcacaaatttacaaattataaaattagagTATATGATTAAATCTATCTCTAGAATCATTCCTATGAAAGTAATCTTTTACCAAAAGTTGGGGTGGTAAAAGAAGTTtgttatttatgtaattatATGTTATGTGTATGTATTGATTACATCTATGAGGAACAAGTAATCCTCCTACACCCTTGGCTACTTCAGAAAAcatggctttttttttgttttctctttatctttttatttgttctcttttttgttgtttgggttGGCGAATTggggcttctttttttctttttttgtctctttcactttcttcttttactttttgttcGTGTATTCATAATCATTGATTACTTTGTCTTGGTGCTTTTTGCACTTTGCATGGTTGTAGTTGCAAGGTTGATTAGGGTCTAACAATTCTAGCGTTGCAATAAGCTCGTTatacttttcattattttagtcTAATACTTTtgcataatttaatttgttaaagAAGATTCTTGTGGcaataaagaatgaatattCTTTACAATGGAGAATTCACTAcattctctctctgtctctagTGCTAATCTTGACTGTTGTGTTGTGTGTCAAAAGCTATCGCATAATTGGATTGTCGATTTGTGGTCCTCCGTtcgattacttttttttttatatgttttaggttatttttaaaaatatttctctttttcagtgatccttgtatctttcttttcttttttttcttctcaaagtATGTTTCGGTTTAGAAACAacttaattaactaaaattttaaaaaaaattgttaaaaatattttatataaaggAAAAAGTTAGTCAAATAATGTAgtaagactcataaatagtacaaaaaagtataataaaatctataaatagtaacaaaaataaactgaaagtgaaaataaattgtaaaatttagttcttcccaaacgcacactatatatcattttttatttgaataaaaatttggatATTTACTCTTTAGTGTAAATTCATCCATCTCACATTatgtgataataataaataataccaCGTGTATCATTAGAATCTTGACGAGACTGTCATCATTAACACACATAAAAGTTTATAATTGGCCCTTGCTTTCAGAAAGCAAAATAAATAGAATAGCTTTGTaaatctgttttttatttacttaatcATCCCGGATTTGTCTCTATTATCATAAATTGAAGAGGCTATGGGGGCCAAGGGGGtgttatatatatgatatactgtaatttttttttacttttataagtTTAGAAATGATTTgggtcaaaaataaaattaaaatggataAAAGGGACGAGGGTGGAAAAGTAAAACTAAACTATACGTTTCTGTTGTAAAATTTCAGCGTGAGTTGTGTGAATGTCaaaatgggtaaaaaaaaaaaaggaaacgcTTTATTGATGCTGAGCATCTACTTCATAGAAGTGGAGTGCAGTCAGAGTCACAGTGAGTAGAGTGCAACACTGTTCTGTGATTGTAAGCATTCACATAAATTgttaaccaaaccaaaaaaaaaagcattcacataaatttctttgtttctcCTTTTTCGTGGAACTGTGACTTCTTTAATTGCCTATACGAATACTGTTTTTCTTCCCCCCCTCAAATGACTACAGAATCAccctagaatttaaattttttattttcataatcaTTCACCCCAGAATTTAATTGACTTATTGATTGGTTACAATTTAATTGCACTTCCAAGAATCACCCTAGAATCATTCCTGGGCAAGTCCTTTTTCCCTTGAATTCTGGGTTCTTTGGCTCGTCACAAATAGTCTCATCTTTCAACCTGACAAATTCATTAAGGATATAGGCCCTATTTGAAAAGAGcggttaaaatttaaattttaaaattgaaaattgaaaattatttattaaatatgtagaaaataaaattaaaagttaactaaataatacaataaaatctataaatagtattaaaaaatacaataaaacctataattagtgtttaaaaaaaactaaaaatttaaataagctAAAACTTATAACTCATCCCAAACGGCTCTTAGTTAccgagtcttttggctaaatattacaaaaaatgaagttttttgttattataggcactgttcaaagttatttggtaAAATGAGGAAAGAGAATGAATTTCGGCAACATCGTTGCCGAAATTGCataaaaaagtatgagagagaaataaatttgcAAGTGATGGCAGgatttgaatttcggtaatcccATTACCGAAATTCCTGCTGCCCAAACCATTACCTGAGTGAGTgcccaaataaaaacaattgtgACAATGCCATTGacgaaaatgaaaaaaaaaaaaaaaaaaaaaaaccaattgaggtgccattgccgaaaatgagagaaaagaaagaaaaaaaaaccaattgaagtGCCATGGCCGAAAATgggagaaaagtaaaaaaaaaaaaaaaaaaaaaaaagtcaattgtggcaatgacattgccgaaaatgggggaaaatatttaaaaaaaaaaatcaattgtggcaatggcattgccgaaaatggggaaaaaaaagtataaaaaaaaaaaaaaaaaaatctattgtggcaatggcattgccgaaaatgggtgagaaaaaaaaattgtggcaaccaagtcgccgaaaatggagggaaaaaaatgcTTCGTCCACAACacttttcacaacaaattacaagtggttagttgttattggtttaaatttaaacttaatactaagataacttttgtgccccaataataacaatcaataacaacctgccagttaggatttgttgtaaaaatattgtgaaaatattgtagacgtatcatttctcaaaaaaatcgTGGTgccgaaataaaaggaaaaaaaaagtggcaaattgtttttttttttttttttccctctatttcggcaatgcaaTTGCCACAAAAcaatttgccactttttttttttttttttttctattttgacactacgatttttttaagaaatgatacatccacaacatttttacaacaaatcctaactGGCAGGTTATTActgattgttattattggggcacaAAAGTTATATTAGTattaggtttaaatttaaaccaataacaactaaccacttgtaatttattgtgaaaaatattgtggacgaagcattttttttccctctattttcggcaacttggttgccacaattttttttttctcacccattttcggcaatgccattaccacaatagattttttttttttactttttttccccattttcggcaatgccattgccacaattgatttttttttttttttttttttttacttttctcccattttcggcaatggcacttcaattggttttttttttttctttctttcttttctctcattttcggcaatggcacctcaattggttttttttttttttttttttttccattttcgtcaatggcattgccacaattgtttttatttgggcACTCACTCGGGTAATGGTTTGGGCAGCAGGAATTTCGGTAATgggattaccgaaattcaaatcCTGCCATCACCTgcaaatttatttctctctcatacttttttatGCAATTTCGGCAAcgctgttgccgaaattcattctctttcttcattttgccaaataactttgaacagtggctataataacaaaaaacttcattttttacaatatttagccaaaagactcctTAGTTACCACTTGTTTCCAAACCAAAAAGCTTTATATTTTTAGACTAAATTATACATTTGACCCTAGAAATttggaattatttttattttgacattttgtATTTGATTCATTTTAATACTAGCcctttatatttcaaaaattttatcttaacccttttttatgtttgatttaattttttgtttggcctctttacattttaaaattttcaatttcatgaAAAGTCAATGATACATAAAAGGCCAAACAAACAACTAAACCTAATATGAAgggtaaaaattaaattttaaaacgtAAATGGCCtatttaccaccaaaaaaaaaaaaaaaaacacgtaaaTGGCCTATATAAAAATCACCCCAAACTTTAAAAGCTTAGAAGTGTACTCTGGTCAGAATTTTACAGCCAAGTTTCCTCCACCATACTCCTATTAAAACTCCCTAATCTCATAAAATGGTTAAAGCTTTCTCCTATCACGTTGGTTATTGATAGCAGAGTTTTGGACTATTTTCCAGACGGAGAGCATTCTCATCGAGTATTTCACAAgctaaaaatgttatattttagttttttttttttgaaaaaatacaCTACGACAAAGATattattcttaaaattattaGCATCTGAGCTATTGTGGACGGTTATTTACTGTAGCTCAAatcttataaatataataatattataatactactttaattaaaatatcttttttctcactatttatcttttcttctcaccttctttctcatttttttttaaataataaaaatattaatattttaatgaagtggtaaaaaatataaaatctttaatgtttggtgtattata
This genomic interval carries:
- the LOC142618503 gene encoding uncharacterized protein LOC142618503; the protein is MVPKLQFFTLFVLNLFLVAISSQNEQNPETKSLLSFKNSLKNPQILSQWNLSTPHCNWVGVTCELGRVTQLALPTRSLRGPLSPTLASLSSLISLDLSSNSLYGEIPRQISNLRSLKDLHLSQNELSGELPVQLAELTQLQTLKLGLNSLTGKIPEQLGELTQLRTLDLSGNALTGDIPAQIGNLTRLQFLGLGNNFLSGSLPLPLFTKLQSLTSLDVSNNSLSGTIPPEIANLKNLTDLYIGINKFSGQLPKEIGKLEKLVNFYSPSCSITGPLPEELSELESLSKLDLSYNPLRCSIPKSIGKLQNLSILNLVYSELNGSVPAELGNCRSLKTLMLSFNSLSGSLPEELSELPLLTFSAEKNELSGPLPAWLGKWNMVESLLLSSNKFSGTIPPEIGNCSMLEHLSLSNNLLTGSIPEELCNAVSLSEIDLDGNLLSGTIENTFVKCGNLSDLVLVNNQIVGSIPEYFSELPLMVIDLDSNNFTGAIPMSLWSSSYLMEFSAGNNRLEGSLPKEIGNAASLQRLVLNNNLLGGTIPKEIRNLTNLSVLNLNSNLLEGNIPSELGYCTALTTLDLGNNNLNGSIPENLADLAELQCLVLSHNNLSGSIPSKRSSYFHQITIPDLSFVQHHGVFDLSFNRLSGPIPEELGNCVVVVDLLISNNLLSGGIPGSLSRLTNLTTLDLSGNMLTGSIPPEFGDSLTLQGLYLGNNQLTGTIPGSLGQLSSLVKLNFTGNKLSGLVPLSFGNLKELTHLDLSSNELNGELPASLSQMLNLVGLYVQQNKLSGQVDGMLSNSMSWKIETMNLSTNFFDGELPRSLGNLSYLTHLDFHRNMFAGDIPPDLGNLIQLEYFDLSGNRLSGHIPEKICSLTNLFFLNLSENRLEGPIPRSGICLNSTRISLAGNKNLCGRIMGLDCQNKSFDNSALLHAWGLGGLAVVLTLVTLTVAFGLWRWITGGCSRNDHEDSDESKLNSFIDQNLYFLSSSRSKEPLSINVAMFEQPLLKLTLVDILEATNNFCKTNIIGDGGFGTVYKATLPTGKIVAVKKLSEAKTQGHREFMAEMETLGKVKHQNLVPLLGYCSFGEEKLLVYEYMVNGSLDLWLRNRTGALEVLDWNRRLKIATGAACGLAFLHHGFIPHIIHRDVKASNILLNEDFEPKVADFGLARLISACETHVSTDIAGTFGYIPPEYGQSGRSTTRGDVYSFGVILLELVTGKEPTGPDFKEIDGGNLVGWVIQKINKGLAIDVLDPAVLNADSKNMMLQTLHIACLCLSESPANRPAMLQVLKFLKAIKDE